TCCAATTAATACTGATAAAGTCACCCTTACCTAAAAGTAACTTATTGTCTCCAACACTATACTTCATaagaaaatcattccaatttTCATCAAATGGATCCTTTGTAAAAGAGTTCAAAATAACATGACTTATCTATTATTCAATTTCTTTATATCTCTTGTAGCTATTTAATTTCTATGGAATCTTTTTCATAATATGCCAAATACACTACTTGTGAATTGTTACGGGCATATAAGTTTCAATAACCCTTTGCATTGATGCACATTGATCGataagaatgccttttggaGCCTTTTCTTCTATGCAACAAAGCCAACATttaaataaccatttgaatgattgaatATCCTCATTTGTCATCAGAGCACATCTGAGAAGTGTAGAATGACCATGGTAATTCACACCAACAAAAGaaccaaaaatcaaattataccTAAAATCAACAACACAGAAACAAAAGCAAATATGCACCAAAAAATAGTTTCATATTCACCAAAAGTTGTTTCAAAAAGAACATAAATCAGAACAGCACATTACATGTTTGTATTGTAAGTGGTATCGAATGAAATAACATCTCCAAAATACTCACAAGCAACCATGCTTCTTGCATCAGTCCAAAAAGCAATTTTGATTGAATGATCAACCTCAAGTTCAATCTCATAAAAGAAATTcttattcttctctttcattcttaataagTATTTCCCAAATTCTTTTGCATCATCGAGTTCGAAAACATTATGAACTTCTGTCGGAAAATAATTTCTCACATTTTTTTCAATACAACTTAATTCACGATGATCCCCTGTTGCTGTAACAAATGATTGATATGTTTTGCTTGGTCTAATTCCAACttcatcattattctcaattGTACGGCGTATAAACATGCTTAACTGCTTGTACTGTTTAAGCATCTCTGCTTGATTTGGATAGCATGGATGTGAATTAAGCAAAACAACCTTCGAAATAACCCAAATAATAACATCCTTCAATGTAACatcctaatattcaaatccttatgctcgagtcataaatcaatgataataaggtggtacgactctcaagggagatttttaatacataattataagtaaaattgaaaggagtattaatcgagaagcctgaaaagagtaaaaataaaatcgcgaagtcGTATCACTTACGCATCGACGACTAGAAGATAAAGTGTGAAGTCAAAAGCGATATACAGAAAAAGGCCTTAAGGAGAATAAGAGAAAGAcattatatagatatataacataaataaatagccactagtcacgacccacgaagtttaggccggctagggtacagtataaAAGCAGTTTGACAACCAtatctcctaatctctcccaaatgATACACAAGGGCCTCTATCGGCAAGTTTTCAAAAGAATTAAATACATAGCATTAGTTCTTTAAAAACAAAAGCGGAGAGAATCTAAGTAAAAGTAAATAAGAGATCTTAGAGGTCTTCGCCGTCTTTTAGACGTTAACAGCTCACTGTTGAGCACCtagacctgcatctgaaaaataagagatatatacggaatgagaactcTCGACCCATGGGTTCCcggtacggtaaaagtgccaaataaatacaatgcattgtaataaaaactcactaagcatcctaaacttcctTTCACCAAATATTCATCATATGTTATcgctaatccatgaataggcaactgtcataagggaATGCTAAATCTGATTCATGTTCCTCATGCTTCCCAACTTTCTAACTCTCCGACAATTCACAATCAGAATTATAAACGAACCCATCCCCAGTTATTCTATCTCAGCAATTCTATATTATTACCTCATATCCCTCATTATTCAATTTCATCACCAACTCATCTCATCAATAACAGCCCTCAGTGTCAACCGGcaccagcatgagggacctttcagttgtacaaacacaatccatacaggcaagtaatagacaataaggtacaagtagaacaagtagcacataatcaggtaacatagcatatatgatatagcaatccaaaacaaataggcaaacccaaacaattcaaacatatgcaaatgatgtatatctaccctatggctgatgatatcatttgtcggttatatagccaactcGACACGTCTTGGTAGCTAACcctggacagaaacacccatgCAGAGTAAGTGGGCTTGAGCTACAATCCCTTTACTACTACCCGCTTAACtcagagccagtggaacaaccactactgcggctactacccaggtgaTGCGTgggcatcttttctatcttttcctagtgaatttgcatctaaattattgagtttaatcaagaattaattatattttagccaccatggatgctattttgagttttgtgcaataatgtttattttaggtagcattcggctagatttgatggagtttccatagaacaagaatcaaaggagatggctgcgaggagcgacgcgcacgcgtgcctgacgcgtgcgtgtgatttggaggtatccatggcgacgcgtgcgcattagtgacgcgcacgcgtgatttgctcagcgacgcgtccgcgtgacttgcgaagaagaccagcgacgcgtCCATGttactgatgcgtacgcgtgacatgcgccacgtgcagaaaaatgcaggaaaaacgctgggggcgatttctgggctgttttgacccaatttccagcccagaaacacagattagaagctgcagaatggacaaatcaagtggtccccacccatcagctgaagacttgttaattaattcgaatttaaattcaaatcttattttgatgaaaagatattatttttaattttagataattagattttaaatttattaggattagttataaataggaatttagatgccATCAGATTAGAACACAGTACATTTTaccagaatcctagttttcatCTCTGAAATCTTAACTGTTttgtccatattttattcccaactcattgctgcttgctttctaaaattcttaatttactgtttaatgttctttgaataccaaaacactcttttctgtttgtctaactaagccaatcacttaaccattgttgcttagtccatcaatcctcgtgagatcgacccttactcacgtaaggtattacttggtacgacccggtgcactacCTGTTagttgtgggttgtaaaataccgcatcaccaggcgggtgtttaaaagctcaacctggagcgagtggaatcaccactactacccctactacccaggcgtcacaatatctgacctggagcaagtgggacgaaccacaacccttgctactacccaggatctcaaaacatacattcattcattttaaaatcaatcatcattgttatcaaatctcaaacattaacctggagcaagcggaacgaaccacaacccttgctactacccaggtatcacaaatacacattcattcataatcacTCTTCATTATTACGAATTCTCAAACAATGACCCGGAGCAAGCAGGACGAACCATgatccttgctactacccagatATCACAAAtacacattcattcataatcaatCTTTATTATTACCAATTCTCAAACAATGACCCGGAGCAAGCGGAACGAACCACGACCCTTGCTACTACCAGGTATCACagacatacattcattcaaagtcaaaactccataattaaactcgtTTATTATAATTCTCCTTCTCcatctcatacccggagcaagtgaacaacgccactgcctactacctgGGATCACACGTCACATTCATTTTCAAACCATCATTTCTGTACCAAAATTAGGAACGAAACAGATTCATTGAAAAtaacaattcaaaactcttacATTATATTAATAGTCAAACTTTCAACATGAACaccaattttcacaaacaaaaactaaattatttaactacatgagcatcaactactaggTTCTGACCAAACCTCAAACCTCATCCACTTGATTCAATTCAAAAGAATAATCCAATTCACCCTAATTCAACTGACAGTCTAAATTTGTATCATTCACTGTCTTCGAAAATGAAAAACATGTTCAAATCTGATTTCACTACTTGATTTCAAAGAGCATCGATCATAATCACAAAGAATGcagagaaatttaaaaaaaaaaaacaaaatctacaaataattttgaaaacaaaaaacaaaatttaaagagaaaacGCAGTTATATAAGTGGCGCTTTTATTCAAAAGGCAATTAGAGATAGTGGTGCGTGGATATAAATTAGGTTATAAAAACTTGGTTAAACTTATTTAGATAATTAACTTGATTATAGAGCATTTATGTTTTTGATATTAGTATAGATTACAATAAACCAATTTGTTGAGAAAGGAAcgttcaaaataaaatattattattattaatgtctTCATTTACACATTGTCCGATTGTCATCATAGTTGCAATTTTAGTAAATAGCGAACTCAGCTCCAGCATAGTTACATTGACATTTCTCCACACTTGTTTTTCTCGCAACATTAAACAAGATTTTGACAAGCACCATTGCCCTTCCATTTTAGCTATAATTTGTCCTGAGACAGACAACGTAAATTAGAAGACAACAGCTATAACTACAACACTTCGAAGGCCTCACGGAACAAATACCTAAAGGAATCGAATGCCtctattaaatatatacaagGAATCAGAGAGCAGGCTGTAGACAGGAATAGACATGAACATAGTACATACACAAGAAAAGCCAAACACTAATATGTGATAATACAAAAGCGACTCAGGGTTGACAAACAAGGAGGTATAGACTTAACtaattggatttaattttaACCCAACTACAACTATACTTGAAATTGCCCTGGCTCTATGCACCAAAGCTTTGCCATTACTTACTAACCAAAATTACAACCCATGTAGAGCGTTGATCATGCTTCATCAATAATAAATCAAACAATTTACAAGTGCAAAATCATAAGATAGAGCTATTCAGCTGCTGAGAACAAATTTTAAAGGGAAAAGGGCAAAGGGGATTATACAAAAACAATGAGTAGTTGTCATCCTTAACATGCCTGAGTTACATACATAATGAAACCTGGTTGGCGCTTAAGCAAAGCCTCCATCATAGCTTGGGCATGTGCTAGACAATCAAACCAGTGTAGATCCCCACCAATAATAGCTTTGACCGTGGCATTTAGAGTTGACAggtaaattataaaatatattccATTATTTAACAATATATGAGTGATAAAAGAATTTGTTAATTCTCCAATTCTCACCCTAGCAAGCCTTTCTCTTATCAACTCTTAAGTGGATGTTGTAccatctcttcttctttggTCGTTCTCTTGTATTCCTCTTCTCTTTTGTCTGGCCCTCTTCTTTCGCCTCATTGGAAGAACTTTTATTCCGACTCTTACTTGAACTCCGTTTCAAAGGAGCAACAGTGTACGCTGCATGTATTTCATTTCGTTGTTTTAATAGTTCATCAATCTGCACAAGAATTAATGGCACAAGTTGAGTGGCTTCCATTAGAAAGGAGAAGAGGGTTGGACAAGGGAGATAAAACATAtagaaatttagaaaagaaaaactcaCTTCTTGCATTTCATTTGCATATCTACTTGTCATCTCTGTGAACTGCGCCAGAACCTATGAAGATCCAAGAGTGAGGGTTGATAAAAAGCACGTAATTAGAACTTTATAAGAATAAGGAATGCTCATGCCATATTACACACCTCTCGGTACTCTGTCTCAAACTTTGATATCTCTGCCCTTTTAGACAAAATTTGAGCTTCAATGTTTCttaaattttccttttcttcactAAATGGTGCAGCGCATAGAGCTTCTATTGTATAGTTTGCACTTTTGAAAAAGTTGTCACCTTAAAGGAATTAATAGGATGTAAGTAAAGTTCAAAAGAtcataattacaataaaaaagcaTGACAATCAGCACAATTACCATAAACTGCAAACACATGGGTACCAGCCTTCAGTTCTGTCAATTCACAGGGTTGAAACCCTTCAAGCTTTCTGAAAAATGATGTATCTGGATCCTTTGCAGCAGATATCTGTAAAGAAATTATTACATACCGATTCatccaaatttaaattaatacaaaaGATAGTTCCTACGATGTCTGTTTACAGTTGCAACTCACTGAGTTCATGGTCTGATCCAATCGATAAACAGGAAACCCAAGAAAAAACATTCCAGCAGAGGTAACTTTCCCTGTTTTTGCGCAGTCTTCCTATAACAATAATCAGTAATGTCATAAAGCGTTCAGAAGCCAAAGAAGTAAAAGTACATACAGAAAAATTACACGAAACTTTATGACTTATCATCAGATAACCAAAATACATCAGATATATTTAACTCCTTAGAGAAATTATATTATCTTATGTTCTCTCTCACCCACACAGGGACAACAATAAAGTAAATACCTGGAGAGCAAGACTTAATCCACCATTTTCTTCTTGATCAAAATATAGCAACTGTAGAAAACCAATGAACAAATACCATTATAAAATGAACATTAAtgaaacatattaaaaataaagcaaATCAATGTTTTACAATGCATATGGAAAAGGTAGATATTTGAAACTGCAAATACAACATGAAGAAAAACATAACAACGCCTAGGATTAGTTACATCATTATTTTGTACAGAAGTCAGAAGATGCAGAATTGTTTTGATAAAGTTCTAGCCTCAGATTCCCTAGAaataaatgagagagagagagagagagagagagagagagagagagagagggtggcAGGTTTACTCGAGTACATGTGGGGAGGATAGAGCAGCACTTTATCAGTTTAGCATATATATATGAAACTGCTCAAATATGGGGAGTGATTATTGTTAAACAGACATCCTGCATGAAGGATTTATTAGCAAGAACCTTGAATTTGTTATTCCTGACCCCCTCTAACATAAAAAATGACCCTCTTGGAAATCATATTGTTTACATAGTAGTGAAAAACTCAGTCTCAATTAAGCAAGAATGGAAAACCGAACATTAGTAGGTTGAACAAGCATGTGCATGCAATCCTCATTGTTATGCTTATAGATATAAATAGCAGATGTAAGGTTTGACCTTGAACTTGCTTTTGTCTGATGAGTGCACTCGACAAACAAATCCAGCTTGTGCTTCCTCTTCTGTTATTGTAACTGAATAGAAATGTGCACATTGCTTCTCAACCTTCAGATGAAGACACCaaacaaaacaaaggaaaaaagttcttttcaaaaaatatgacTATAAAGGGATCCATGAAGGTATGAACTGATTAAAGAAGCAGCTCACCCTTCTAGAAATAAACTGTCCCAATGGAAGTGGACGAATGGTCACTACACCATTGAGGGCCTCTTCCAAAACAGTTGCTGATACAGTTGTCTTAATTGGCACACCGAGTTTACTGTTATGTATGTAGAACATTAATATTATGCATAATGGAATTCAGGTAATGGAGATTCGGGAAAACCAAAGATGGGAAAAGAAGGATTAAAGAAAAGGATACCTAAAAAGTGCAGCAAACATTGTATTCACAGCACCCAAACTTGAAAGGTCCAACTCCAACTCTTGGTTATCCGATTCAACAGCCTATGCACAAACATGAAATATTCAATCACATATGATGCATGCTAAAAGATTcgagcaaaaaataaaaatgaaaagagaatcAACAGATTTACAGGTGGGGGGTGAGTAGCATGATTTAATCAAGATCGaaatttaaactcttttttgcaaaataaatttcaagaatcaattatcCTCCTAATTCCAAAAGGCTTAATggttaataatttgaaaaaatgagGGTCACCTCAAAACCAGCTGTGTCGAACTGACGACGCTTGTCAGGATCTGACAATATATTGTATGAAAAGGTAACCTCTTTGAACATATCAGCTGCCTTAGGATCATTAGCATTCTTGTCAGGATGATATCTgaaatgaaataaatttaaccagttaatttaataatcaatcCTTTTCATCTAAAAAGACGATGAAATAGGGAATTCAAGAAATCAGGTGGCCAAGAAAGGGcatgatttattatttaattcaagACATCTCCGGGAAGTAAGTTTTTTGAAAACCATCCAGCTCATATCCAATGCATGAAAAACAATCAGACATCATGGGCAGAGATTAGCAATTCAACATCACCTTTGCAATGATATTTTGGGCTTATCTAGATGATCAATAAACAAGTTTCATGCCATGGAGATTTGACGAAGTCTTATGCTGACTATCAATtgcctaacacaaccctcctctaTTATCTAGGCTTGAAAATCAACTATGCAAAGATTTGCCACAAAAGGTTCCCCCTATAACAGATAACGTTTCCCAATGTTGTATTCTATGATCTTTACCAgccatttctctttttttttcccagGTCAATATATATCATCTTAATTTGATTCTAGCACACGGATATTTTAGCGATTATAGAACAACCTTCTATTCACCAAATTCCACAAACACACTATATTAGTTAAAAAGACTACCACCAACAATGATCGATACTAAAATGAAAACATATTTGATCTTGAGTCAAATCTTCAAGAAGCAAAATAAACAAGACCACCCTCGCGAATATTGATTTCACctagactttgaaaaatcaaagTAGAAGATTCGGCAAGCCGTTGCTCAAACGAATACTAGCCTTGACTACGTGTCCTCTGCTGAATCACTGTCTTCACATAGTTCTATTTTGTCTTAAGTCTCTCAGAGACTCTGAGAATTAAAACAAAACCAGTCTTCTATCAAACATCATTCAAAAAGTGAAGAAGTTCATTTCCCAACACATGGATCCCAGATTCAACAACATATTACTTCGGTCGAAAGGATATTAGTACTAACATGCTGaaactaatttcaaatttcaaatttcaaatttcaaatttcaaatgtcaaataaatacataaaatcctgtaaaatattttttaaaaaatgcatataaaattataaatccaaACTACATCAAACGAAATAGTATAAATATTGAACATTTttgaataaacaaataaataaatacgaAGCTAGTTGGAGAAGCAGAGTGAGGTAGGGGACTTTACTTGAGAGCCATTTTGCGGTAAGCGGTTTTGATTTCCTGATCGGTGGAGTTGCGGGAGACGCCGAGGACCTCGTATGGGTCCCGCCGGAGTGGCTTGGCGCCGCCGCCGTCGGCGTGCTTCTCCGACGACTTGGACCGATGCCCCGGCATACTTCTTCCTAATACTTTCAGTCAAACGGCGTCGTTTCGTCTTCTGCTTCTTACTATAGCAAACCCTAGAAATGAGGTTCCTCCACTACCTGGCTACCTTGGTGTTCGAGGAAGAAGCTGTCAGGTTTTGGCGCCGTGCAATGGTGGTGAGAATGGTGGTGGAGGTAGTGGTGGCGGGGGAGTcattgaagaaaaaggaggaggtTGAAGGAGAGTTTCGAAATTGTGGTGATGAGATCCAGAAACCCCATGGACCCCTCCAACCTGGAACTTCCCACagctgagagagagagagagagagagagagagagaaaagaaaataaaaaagaaagaaaaaattgataagtgagatcaaaaataaattaaaaaataataaattattaaattaaacacggcatattatccaattttaattaaatggaggATCCACTCTCGAGTATATACCAATACTAGCAATAGCAGAAGACCCGTGcgttttttatttcttgtttcaACTTTCTTTTCTTGAGTCATCTTAGATTGTCATTTTATATATTAGTAGaagtatatttttgtttaattttttaattaaaaataaaaaatttatttattttattattatttaaaatatataaatattttttaatttttcataatttataaaaaaatttaataaatactaaatttatattcattctttctatttttattttttaaaatatttactttAAATATCAACATACCATAGCACTTCTTAGAATTAGCTAAAGAAATTCTGTTTTATACTCCATTATATTTTGTTCAACCTCGTAAATAtgataacaaatataatttaaaaatataaataacatagttaaaaaaataaacataaaaaaatcataattaatataatatatgtatataaacaattttttatttatcgtgttaaaataatt
The Arachis duranensis cultivar V14167 chromosome 5, aradu.V14167.gnm2.J7QH, whole genome shotgun sequence genome window above contains:
- the LOC107488940 gene encoding chaperone protein dnaJ 16, which encodes MPGHRSKSSEKHADGGGAKPLRRDPYEVLGVSRNSTDQEIKTAYRKMALKYHPDKNANDPKAADMFKEVTFSYNILSDPDKRRQFDTAGFEAVESDNQELELDLSSLGAVNTMFAALFSKLGVPIKTTVSATVLEEALNGVVTIRPLPLGQFISRRVEKQCAHFYSVTITEEEAQAGFVCRVHSSDKSKFKLLYFDQEENGGLSLALQEDCAKTGKVTSAGMFFLGFPVYRLDQTMNSISAAKDPDTSFFRKLEGFQPCELTELKAGTHVFAVYGDNFFKSANYTIEALCAAPFSEEKENLRNIEAQILSKRAEISKFETEYREVLAQFTEMTSRYANEMQEIDELLKQRNEIHAAYTVAPLKRSSSKSRNKSSSNEAKEEGQTKEKRNTRERPKKKRWYNIHLRVDKRKAC
- the LOC127747611 gene encoding protein FAR1-RELATED SEQUENCE 5-like, yielding MLKQYKQLSMFIRRTIENNDEVGIRPSKTYQSFVTATGDHRELSCIEKNVRNYFPTEVHNVFELDDAKEFGKYLLRMKEKNKNFFYEIELEVDHSIKIAFWTDARSMVACEYFGDVISFDTTYNTNMYNLIFGSFVGVNYHGHSTLLRCALMTNEDIQSFKWLFKCWLCCIEEKAPKGILIDQCASMQRVIETYMPVTIHK